A section of the Methanoregula formicica SMSP genome encodes:
- a CDS encoding DUF2180 family protein produces the protein MKCYVCAKEGKESDAVAVCVACGMGTCMKHTNRSAALKEG, from the coding sequence ATGAAGTGCTACGTCTGTGCAAAAGAGGGCAAGGAGAGCGACGCGGTCGCAGTCTGCGTTGCCTGCGGTATGGGGACCTGCATGAAACATACGAACCGCAGTGCGGCCTTGAAGGAGGGATAA
- a CDS encoding DUF2193 domain-containing protein: MEQEIIRKMIKEAMAAQHADVNQVKKKRGQKFVIDDTKAYVDAVKGMKAAGSQCKAVFALHTDSVNAHYAILKGLTTTIRPEDDPFVEHYQTPVIMEMLYDADPKFRRSVDAFIKAVGKAEALIGKESARRYAGFYGPTCVVDFALIPGSSSNIVNQILKTVDIPVAHKQTILAAKSWAMNTSYGIGDVFAHALEGGATLADAVKQEVAMVQSIYDTPVDAQAKLMDGVGQSSFDCRKYMKEYRKKMEGAVKASLDEGVHYGNIVTVPAYCVGDIAHHISQSTYNMCKDDVIMAVIESVTEVMDRTLSKAAPKMKTEHEVLSVATGASASAAEYILELDGFNAIMVVDMLTKRYHNYVQLYPKRGAAIELHNCDFMDMIYRGWKMVDKARRMQAADAGPVVPKAGGFDVDLSPITKNEVLANPQRYAYPACAMTVRFSAMMRLADYPCLLTSEPVTATLMTNIIALHKEAAAAPARICKDCASAALMDFRHCSCQWKDAV, encoded by the coding sequence ATGGAACAGGAAATCATCAGAAAAATGATCAAGGAGGCAATGGCTGCCCAGCACGCCGACGTGAACCAGGTCAAGAAGAAGCGCGGGCAGAAGTTCGTCATCGACGACACGAAAGCCTATGTCGATGCCGTCAAGGGCATGAAAGCCGCCGGGAGCCAGTGCAAGGCGGTCTTTGCGCTGCATACCGACTCGGTCAACGCCCACTACGCGATCTTAAAGGGCCTGACCACCACCATCCGGCCCGAGGACGACCCGTTCGTCGAACATTACCAGACCCCGGTCATCATGGAGATGCTCTACGATGCGGATCCGAAGTTCCGAAGGAGCGTGGACGCATTCATCAAAGCGGTCGGGAAGGCCGAGGCCCTGATCGGGAAGGAGTCGGCCCGGCGCTATGCCGGGTTCTACGGCCCGACCTGCGTCGTGGACTTCGCCCTGATTCCGGGCAGCAGCAGCAACATCGTCAACCAGATCTTAAAGACCGTGGACATCCCCGTTGCCCACAAGCAGACGATCCTCGCCGCGAAATCGTGGGCCATGAACACCTCGTACGGCATTGGCGATGTCTTTGCCCATGCCCTTGAAGGCGGGGCGACCCTTGCCGATGCGGTGAAGCAGGAGGTAGCAATGGTCCAGTCCATCTACGACACGCCGGTCGATGCGCAGGCGAAGCTGATGGACGGCGTGGGCCAGTCCTCATTCGACTGCCGGAAGTACATGAAGGAGTACCGGAAGAAGATGGAGGGTGCGGTGAAGGCATCGCTCGACGAGGGCGTCCACTACGGCAACATCGTGACGGTCCCGGCCTACTGCGTTGGCGATATCGCCCACCACATCTCGCAGTCCACGTACAACATGTGCAAGGACGACGTGATCATGGCGGTCATCGAGTCCGTGACCGAGGTCATGGACAGGACGCTTTCGAAAGCGGCGCCGAAGATGAAGACCGAGCACGAGGTGCTCTCGGTCGCCACCGGCGCCTCGGCCAGCGCCGCGGAGTATATCCTCGAACTCGACGGGTTCAACGCTATCATGGTCGTGGACATGCTGACCAAGCGCTACCACAACTACGTCCAGCTCTACCCGAAGCGGGGAGCGGCCATCGAGCTCCACAACTGCGATTTCATGGACATGATCTACCGGGGCTGGAAGATGGTGGACAAGGCCCGGAGGATGCAGGCAGCCGATGCCGGCCCGGTGGTTCCGAAGGCCGGCGGGTTCGATGTCGACCTTTCGCCCATCACGAAGAACGAGGTGCTGGCAAACCCGCAGCGGTACGCGTACCCGGCCTGTGCGATGACGGTCCGGTTCTCGGCAATGATGCGGCTTGCCGATTACCCGTGCCTCTTAACGAGCGAGCCGGTGACAGCAACCTTAATGACGAACATCATCGCACTTCACAAAGAGGCTGCAGCGGCTCCTGCACGGATCTGCAAGGACTGCGCATCTGCGGCCCTGATGGATTTCCGGCACTGCTCGTGCCAGTGGAAGGATGCAGTCTGA
- a CDS encoding MTH865 family protein: MTKSVKRQVREQIVGALKGAKFPVKTPEDLIAAFPDGENTTCRVGDLKMTAGEAALLLKASDFPFTSAKAVADLVVERAGI, encoded by the coding sequence ATGACAAAGTCGGTGAAGAGACAGGTCCGTGAACAGATTGTCGGTGCACTCAAGGGCGCGAAATTCCCGGTCAAAACCCCGGAGGATCTCATCGCCGCGTTCCCGGACGGGGAGAACACAACCTGCCGGGTCGGCGACCTGAAGATGACGGCCGGGGAAGCGGCACTGCTGCTGAAGGCCTCGGACTTCCCGTTCACAAGCGCAAAGGCCGTTGCCGATCTCGTTGTTGAGCGGGCCGGTATCTGA
- a CDS encoding ferredoxin, whose amino-acid sequence MNVSIQRDACTSCGTCWETCPDFFEENPDDHFSQVREKFRSAGAIAEGISPDDLEACVRDAADLCPVQIISIAD is encoded by the coding sequence ATGAACGTCAGTATCCAACGTGATGCCTGCACCAGCTGCGGGACCTGCTGGGAGACCTGTCCGGACTTCTTTGAAGAGAATCCGGACGATCACTTCAGCCAGGTCCGGGAAAAATTCCGGTCCGCGGGGGCCATTGCCGAGGGCATCTCGCCGGATGACCTGGAAGCCTGCGTGCGGGATGCCGCAGACCTCTGCCCCGTGCAGATCATCAGCATAGCGGACTAA
- a CDS encoding DUF6448 family protein encodes MPPHCDTRDGPVVRAAQKALKTGNINHVLIWIPRESEKELKMIFDRTQKARKAGPYAQEVADDWFFENAIRLHRAGEGAPYTGMKPAGLSEGPVVPLAEKAIETGDPGETIAFIQKTVEEDLMRRFHHVMEKKKFDVNDVASGREYIEAFIGWVVHSHHLYMSIIEAGGHGKHHGEKRCACSGGHD; translated from the coding sequence ATGCCACCCCATTGTGATACGCGGGACGGGCCTGTTGTCAGGGCTGCACAGAAAGCGCTGAAGACAGGAAATATCAACCATGTCCTGATCTGGATCCCCCGGGAATCCGAGAAAGAACTGAAGATGATCTTTGACCGGACCCAAAAAGCGAGAAAGGCCGGGCCTTATGCACAGGAAGTTGCCGATGACTGGTTCTTTGAGAACGCTATCCGGCTCCACCGGGCCGGGGAAGGTGCACCGTATACCGGCATGAAACCGGCAGGGCTTTCCGAGGGCCCGGTTGTGCCGCTGGCGGAAAAAGCGATCGAGACCGGCGATCCCGGGGAGACCATCGCGTTCATCCAGAAGACGGTTGAGGAAGACCTCATGCGCCGCTTCCACCACGTGATGGAAAAGAAAAAGTTCGATGTCAATGACGTGGCCTCCGGCCGGGAGTACATTGAAGCGTTCATCGGCTGGGTGGTACATTCCCACCACCTCTATATGTCGATCATTGAAGCAGGCGGACATGGGAAACACCATGGCGAAAAGAGATGTGCATGCAGTGGCGGACACGATTGA
- a CDS encoding helix-turn-helix domain-containing protein has translation MKPLPPSSKIVLRILGRGGAMTHKDIVNKTHCSPRTVRFALKRLKEHELIIEKMNMRDMRQILYLSRSIPLQKSPMAGSVSGS, from the coding sequence ATGAAACCGTTACCACCATCATCAAAGATCGTGCTCAGGATCCTCGGCCGGGGGGGCGCGATGACCCACAAGGATATCGTGAACAAGACTCACTGCTCTCCGAGGACCGTGCGGTTTGCCTTAAAACGGCTCAAGGAGCACGAATTGATCATCGAGAAGATGAACATGCGGGACATGCGCCAGATCCTGTACCTGAGCAGGAGTATCCCGCTGCAGAAAAGCCCTATGGCCGGCAGCGTGTCGGGCAGCTGA
- a CDS encoding family 1 encapsulin nanocompartment shell protein — METSYLGREDAPLSAGTWKLLDATMIEAAKSQLAGRRLLSIEGPFGFGLKAVPLSDCEVAEGITASPFLPVNLVTTTFFLNKRDIAAAERDNLMLDLDPVACAAMSCAAKEDGIIFSGIGDTPGLLGAEGSGSLALTTWDKVGTAADQIISAVTKMDDAGFHGPYCLGLAPSRYNLLLRRYPQGDGTELDHIRSIIGGDVVKAPALKTGGVLLASGKQYCSIVIGQDMSIGFVGPAGDAYEFSISESLALFIRAPEAICVLT; from the coding sequence ATGGAGACATCATATCTCGGGCGCGAAGACGCCCCCCTCAGTGCCGGGACCTGGAAACTGCTCGATGCAACGATGATCGAGGCGGCAAAGAGCCAGCTTGCGGGGCGCCGGCTGCTCAGTATCGAAGGACCGTTCGGGTTCGGGCTCAAGGCCGTCCCCTTAAGCGACTGCGAAGTTGCCGAAGGGATCACCGCAAGCCCGTTCCTGCCGGTGAACCTCGTGACCACCACATTTTTCCTGAACAAGCGGGACATTGCCGCAGCCGAGCGGGACAACCTGATGCTGGACCTTGACCCTGTTGCCTGCGCAGCGATGTCGTGTGCCGCAAAGGAAGACGGGATCATATTCTCCGGGATCGGGGACACTCCCGGCCTCCTTGGGGCGGAAGGCTCGGGGTCGCTCGCCCTCACCACGTGGGACAAGGTCGGGACTGCTGCCGACCAGATCATCAGTGCCGTGACAAAGATGGACGACGCCGGTTTCCACGGCCCGTACTGCCTCGGCCTCGCCCCGTCGCGGTACAACCTGCTCCTGCGCCGGTACCCGCAGGGCGACGGCACCGAGCTCGACCACATCCGCTCCATCATCGGCGGCGACGTTGTCAAGGCCCCTGCCCTGAAGACCGGCGGGGTCCTGCTGGCCTCCGGGAAGCAGTACTGCTCGATCGTGATCGGCCAGGACATGAGCATCGGCTTTGTCGGTCCGGCCGGGGATGCGTACGAATTTTCCATCTCCGAGAGCCTGGCGCTCTTCATCCGGGCGCCGGAGGCGATCTGCGTCCTGACGTGA
- a CDS encoding ferritin family protein, translating into MPEFVNPFSGMVPGREMTLDELVRALRLDLASEHEAVHTYMAHANATDNPLAKAVLIDIANEERVHAGEFSRLIAILTGDEEKHLAEGAAEVDAMVASLAPPELKSPQGADETTIGSLKSS; encoded by the coding sequence ATGCCGGAATTTGTAAACCCGTTCTCCGGGATGGTCCCGGGACGGGAGATGACGCTGGACGAGCTGGTCCGTGCCCTGCGCCTGGACCTTGCCTCCGAGCACGAGGCCGTCCACACCTACATGGCCCACGCCAATGCCACCGACAACCCCCTGGCAAAGGCGGTCCTCATCGATATCGCCAACGAGGAACGCGTCCATGCGGGGGAATTTTCCCGCCTCATCGCTATCCTGACCGGTGACGAGGAGAAGCACCTGGCGGAAGGGGCTGCCGAAGTGGACGCGATGGTTGCATCGCTTGCGCCCCCGGAACTGAAGTCCCCGCAGGGAGCGGATGAGACCACGATTGGATCGTTGAAATCCAGTTAG
- a CDS encoding superoxide dismutase → MENSRLYSLPKLPYEYNALSPAISEEQLKLHHQKHHQAYVNGANAIYEKLDKARKENATADMKAVLKELSFHIGGFKLHNLFWENLAPAGKGGGAPKGELAKAITGEFGTFDRFKTEFTQAAVSAEGSGWAALTFCHKTKRPLVMQIEKHNTNVYPGFSILMVLDVWEHAYYLDYKNDRAKFVDAFWTIVNWDVVAQRFEAARK, encoded by the coding sequence ATGGAAAACAGCAGGCTTTATTCACTGCCAAAACTGCCGTACGAGTACAACGCTCTTTCGCCCGCAATTTCGGAGGAGCAGCTCAAACTCCACCACCAGAAACACCACCAGGCGTACGTGAACGGTGCAAATGCCATTTATGAAAAACTGGACAAGGCACGGAAGGAGAATGCCACAGCCGATATGAAGGCGGTGCTCAAAGAACTCTCGTTCCATATCGGGGGGTTCAAGCTGCACAACCTGTTCTGGGAGAACCTTGCGCCGGCAGGAAAGGGCGGCGGCGCCCCGAAAGGAGAACTCGCAAAAGCGATCACCGGCGAGTTCGGCACCTTCGACCGGTTCAAAACCGAGTTCACGCAGGCCGCGGTGAGCGCCGAAGGCTCCGGCTGGGCTGCCCTGACGTTCTGTCATAAGACGAAGCGGCCGCTCGTCATGCAGATCGAGAAGCACAACACGAACGTCTACCCCGGCTTTTCCATCCTCATGGTACTCGATGTCTGGGAGCACGCCTACTACCTTGACTACAAAAACGACCGGGCGAAGTTCGTTGACGCGTTCTGGACGATCGTGAACTGGGATGTGGTTGCACAGCGGTTCGAGGCCGCAAGGAAATGA
- a CDS encoding DUF488 domain-containing protein, with translation MIRVKRVYDPPQSEDGFRVLVERLWPRGMTREMAHLDLWLKEIAPSTSLRKWFAHDPVKWEGFKKRYEGELSEKHDLVSSLTRKSRTIPVTLLFSAHDVQHNSAVVLKGVLEKQP, from the coding sequence ATGATCCGGGTAAAACGCGTGTATGATCCGCCGCAGTCGGAGGACGGATTCCGGGTCCTTGTCGAACGGCTGTGGCCCCGGGGGATGACCCGGGAGATGGCCCATCTGGACCTCTGGCTTAAGGAGATCGCACCCAGCACCAGTCTCAGGAAATGGTTTGCCCACGATCCGGTGAAATGGGAAGGGTTCAAAAAACGATATGAGGGGGAACTTTCAGAAAAACACGATCTGGTCAGTTCCCTTACCAGGAAGAGCCGCACAATCCCGGTCACTCTCCTGTTTTCCGCGCACGATGTACAGCATAACAGCGCCGTGGTCTTAAAAGGCGTCCTGGAAAAACAACCGTAA
- a CDS encoding rubredoxin, which yields MADILEMYVCLVCGYIYDPEKGDEKSGIPPGVPFEKLPADWVCPECGAGKDQFAMVQE from the coding sequence ATGGCTGATATCTTGGAAATGTACGTATGCCTTGTCTGCGGCTATATCTACGATCCGGAAAAGGGGGATGAAAAGAGTGGCATTCCCCCCGGCGTCCCGTTCGAAAAACTGCCGGCAGACTGGGTCTGCCCCGAATGCGGGGCAGGAAAGGACCAGTTCGCGATGGTGCAGGAATGA
- a CDS encoding ATP cone domain-containing protein has product MVQVTKRDGRKEPFVPEKIVVSMVKTGAPADYARKTAQDIAKDAVDSITTREIRKRSLAALREKNPDWERNWLVYDGAVKKRTG; this is encoded by the coding sequence ATGGTTCAGGTAACGAAAAGAGATGGCAGGAAGGAACCGTTCGTGCCGGAGAAGATCGTGGTCAGTATGGTCAAGACCGGTGCACCTGCCGATTATGCACGGAAGACCGCACAGGATATCGCGAAAGACGCTGTTGACAGCATCACGACAAGGGAGATCCGGAAAAGGTCCCTTGCTGCACTCAGGGAAAAAAACCCTGACTGGGAGCGCAACTGGCTCGTGTACGATGGCGCGGTCAAGAAGAGGACAGGTTGA
- a CDS encoding DUF2769 domain-containing protein produces MDKFEETILSMWGMTPKDREESDGKFAALCTCPSCPTYTACAQDARELLFCLKGKSFLCISEEKGCLCPSCPVTAEYGFRHTLFCRRGNEKTQRYEHGLWGTKMI; encoded by the coding sequence ATGGACAAATTCGAAGAGACCATTCTATCGATGTGGGGCATGACCCCAAAAGACAGGGAGGAATCCGACGGGAAATTTGCAGCCCTGTGCACGTGCCCCTCCTGCCCCACCTATACCGCCTGCGCACAGGATGCCCGGGAACTGCTGTTCTGCCTGAAAGGGAAGAGTTTCCTCTGCATCTCCGAGGAAAAGGGCTGCCTCTGCCCGTCCTGCCCGGTCACTGCGGAGTACGGGTTCCGGCACACGCTCTTCTGCCGGCGGGGAAACGAGAAGACGCAGCGCTATGAGCACGGGCTCTGGGGAACGAAGATGATCTGA
- a CDS encoding Hsp20/alpha crystallin family protein: MVRWYYRSVFDELEEMRKYMEALSQQMYDTSPVALLPGSAEPGTRMLPATRAADLRVDVTEDEKEVIVTADMIPGVTKKDITLDLINPQALEITCERKDEKKEEKEGYYMRERSFGLMTRVVPLPKPVTENGATSTFKNGVLEVHLKKTAKAARGKIAIE; this comes from the coding sequence ATGGTACGATGGTATTACCGATCAGTTTTTGACGAGCTTGAGGAGATGCGAAAATACATGGAAGCACTATCGCAGCAGATGTACGATACCAGTCCTGTTGCATTGTTACCCGGTTCTGCGGAGCCCGGCACAAGGATGCTTCCTGCAACGCGGGCGGCAGATCTTCGCGTGGACGTGACCGAGGATGAGAAGGAAGTCATTGTCACCGCCGACATGATCCCCGGGGTGACCAAAAAGGACATCACTCTCGATCTGATCAATCCGCAGGCGCTCGAGATCACCTGCGAACGGAAGGACGAGAAGAAGGAAGAGAAAGAGGGGTACTACATGCGCGAGCGGTCGTTCGGCTTGATGACACGGGTGGTCCCGCTCCCGAAACCGGTGACCGAGAACGGGGCAACGTCCACGTTCAAAAATGGTGTGCTCGAAGTGCACCTCAAAAAGACAGCCAAGGCAGCCCGGGGAAAAATTGCCATTGAGTAA
- a CDS encoding DUF488 domain-containing protein, translating to MIKAKHIGDPVSADDGLRVLIEPAWPKDVGRTRAPLNMWLKDLAPSQKLFARLQDNTLNWGDFVLLYSVELEKNREYFPGLQDHNRNGGLTLLHASSDDDHNAAVALKMILEDEDRMAKDPRIV from the coding sequence ATGATCAAGGCAAAGCATATCGGGGATCCGGTCTCCGCTGACGACGGGCTCCGGGTTCTCATCGAGCCGGCCTGGCCAAAAGATGTTGGCCGGACACGGGCCCCCCTTAACATGTGGCTCAAGGACCTTGCGCCGAGCCAGAAGCTCTTTGCCCGGTTGCAGGACAATACGCTGAACTGGGGCGACTTCGTCCTGCTGTACTCGGTCGAGCTGGAGAAAAACCGCGAATATTTCCCGGGCCTGCAGGACCACAACCGCAACGGCGGGCTCACCCTGCTGCACGCATCGTCCGATGACGATCACAACGCGGCAGTCGCCCTGAAGATGATCCTTGAGGATGAAGACCGGATGGCAAAGGATCCACGGATTGTATGA
- a CDS encoding SRPBCC family protein, with the protein MQQITGSKKYQNGIMVFWTEEGNEKKDFFSYDELVEQRINALDLLNNPRLYLVNVPGHRIESAASGCSFASKTCEDEIVITRFFDAPREFVWRAWTAPELVMMWWGPKDFTAPSCTSDFRVGGSYLYCMRSPDGKDYWSTGTFREIRAPERIVCTDSFSDENGKVVPATYYGMSADFPMELLVTVTFGEQAGRTQLTLRHAGFPDGRDRDLAREGWNESLDKFAGVVARNVFRGKRAVHAADNERRA; encoded by the coding sequence ATGCAGCAGATTACCGGCAGTAAAAAGTACCAGAACGGGATTATGGTCTTCTGGACCGAAGAAGGAAACGAAAAGAAGGATTTCTTCTCGTACGATGAGCTTGTTGAACAGAGAATCAATGCGCTGGATCTCCTGAACAATCCCCGGCTCTACCTGGTGAATGTGCCGGGCCACCGGATCGAGTCCGCAGCCTCAGGATGCAGTTTTGCATCGAAGACCTGCGAGGACGAGATTGTCATTACCCGCTTTTTCGATGCCCCGCGGGAATTTGTCTGGCGGGCATGGACGGCGCCTGAACTCGTCATGATGTGGTGGGGGCCAAAGGACTTTACCGCCCCGTCCTGCACAAGCGATTTCCGGGTCGGCGGGTCGTACCTCTACTGCATGCGGTCGCCCGATGGGAAGGACTACTGGAGCACCGGTACATTCCGGGAGATCCGGGCACCGGAGCGGATCGTCTGCACTGACAGTTTCTCCGATGAGAACGGCAAGGTGGTACCGGCAACGTACTATGGGATGAGTGCGGATTTCCCCATGGAACTGCTCGTAACAGTGACCTTCGGGGAACAGGCCGGCAGGACCCAGCTCACCCTGCGCCATGCCGGGTTCCCTGACGGACGGGACCGGGACCTGGCACGGGAGGGGTGGAACGAGTCGCTGGACAAGTTTGCGGGCGTTGTTGCACGGAATGTCTTTCGGGGAAAGCGTGCCGTGCATGCGGCAGATAATGAAAGGAGGGCCTAA
- a CDS encoding Hsp20/alpha crystallin family protein gives MRHERQERSSAFNPSVHRRDEGRTIHVTVPLDGIAEEQIRFDLEKTTLTLSVTRDSEVTKKTLRVPGGTRFFKKKIHDGILEIILEKPAP, from the coding sequence ATGAGACACGAGAGACAAGAAAGGAGCAGTGCGTTCAACCCAAGCGTCCACCGAAGAGATGAAGGCAGGACGATCCACGTCACGGTTCCCCTTGACGGTATCGCGGAAGAGCAGATCCGGTTCGACCTGGAGAAGACAACGCTGACCCTTTCTGTCACGCGTGACTCGGAGGTCACAAAGAAGACCCTTCGGGTGCCCGGCGGGACGCGGTTTTTCAAAAAGAAGATCCACGACGGGATCCTGGAGATCATTCTCGAGAAACCAGCGCCGTGA
- a CDS encoding response regulator, producing MSKILVVDDEAIITMQLEERLTAMGYSVAGMAASGEDAIEKARRLSPDLVLMDIVMPGKLNGIEAAKTITGEMGIPVVFVTSYADDAIIEKAKQVGPYGYIVKPFNELEIKAAIEVVLFRKAAEQELRRADVAAAMKGGRPAAGEVGEGAEYIDLPEIKTLLLKDIVSDILLFLYVDPALREPVFRFAIEEGVKKGGRNFFAYHRSVLQKYFLKEIQEGALHMRRVKKGEVYLLPGILEKCTGSLSPEQPQGTLQVLFDFSETDEFSDILAVKDLVLARKSQGVPLSGIIAVNMADIDHNQIRELSAGIAKIIISTGKETTLSFARQSFPSEAVTVVPQATIDDVVKKSLEPVVLSMLDKPISGYDIVHEIHSRYNVLIPQARIYTYLYDLEQKGYLMMKASGKSKLYSPTETGKKYIHNRLNEFKFVFRHIMGEGLAPGSPPDRKQ from the coding sequence ATGTCGAAAATTCTTGTTGTTGATGATGAAGCGATCATTACCATGCAGCTGGAGGAACGCCTGACCGCTATGGGATACAGCGTTGCGGGGATGGCAGCGTCGGGCGAGGACGCCATCGAGAAGGCCCGGAGGCTTTCCCCCGACCTGGTACTGATGGATATCGTCATGCCGGGAAAGCTCAACGGCATCGAGGCGGCAAAGACTATCACCGGGGAGATGGGGATCCCCGTGGTCTTCGTCACGTCCTATGCCGATGACGCGATCATCGAGAAGGCCAAGCAGGTCGGGCCGTACGGGTATATTGTCAAACCGTTCAACGAGCTGGAGATCAAGGCCGCGATCGAGGTCGTCCTGTTCCGGAAGGCCGCCGAACAGGAGCTCAGGAGAGCTGACGTGGCAGCTGCCATGAAAGGGGGCCGCCCGGCCGCCGGCGAAGTGGGAGAAGGGGCAGAGTACATCGATCTGCCGGAGATCAAGACGCTCCTCTTAAAAGACATTGTCTCCGACATCCTCCTCTTCCTCTATGTCGACCCCGCGCTCAGGGAGCCGGTTTTCAGGTTCGCCATCGAGGAAGGCGTGAAGAAGGGCGGGCGCAACTTCTTTGCCTACCACCGCTCGGTGCTCCAGAAATATTTCTTAAAAGAGATCCAGGAGGGGGCGCTCCATATGCGGAGGGTGAAGAAAGGCGAGGTTTACCTCCTGCCGGGCATCCTGGAGAAATGCACCGGGTCGCTCTCCCCGGAACAGCCGCAGGGAACGCTCCAGGTGCTTTTCGATTTCTCGGAAACAGACGAGTTTTCCGACATCCTTGCGGTGAAGGACCTGGTCCTTGCCAGGAAAAGCCAGGGTGTCCCCCTGTCCGGCATCATCGCGGTGAACATGGCCGATATCGACCACAACCAGATCCGCGAGCTCTCGGCCGGCATTGCCAAGATCATCATCTCCACCGGGAAAGAGACGACCCTCTCCTTCGCCCGGCAGTCGTTCCCCTCGGAGGCCGTTACGGTCGTCCCGCAGGCAACCATCGACGACGTGGTGAAGAAGTCCCTTGAGCCCGTCGTGCTCTCGATGCTGGACAAACCCATCTCCGGCTACGACATCGTCCACGAGATCCACAGCCGGTACAACGTGCTCATCCCCCAGGCACGGATCTACACCTACCTCTACGATCTGGAGCAGAAGGGGTACCTGATGATGAAGGCATCCGGCAAGTCGAAACTCTACTCACCGACCGAGACCGGGAAGAAGTATATCCACAACCGGCTCAACGAGTTCAAGTTCGTCTTCCGCCATATCATGGGGGAGGGTCTGGCACCGGGAAGTCCGCCCGACCGGAAGCAGTAA